The proteins below come from a single Patescibacteria group bacterium genomic window:
- the pyrB gene encoding aspartate carbamoyltransferase, producing the protein MNKINFKNRDVISIRDFSKQEILHVLKKAKEFKSSPKTDLLKGKIMASLFFEPSTRTRFSFESAMQRLGGSVITLADAKTSSSAKGESLSDSIRIVEKYCDVIVMRHSLEGAARLAADVSNNPILNGGDGANQHPTQTFLDLFSILETQKKLNGLNVAMVGDLKYGRTVHSLAYALSLFNCRLYFISPESLKMPKHVLNEIKENKTKYSEHTRPEGLMPKMDIFYATRIQKERFADAMEYEEVKDVYIINNELLKKVKKNFRILHPLPRVNEINYEVDDTPYAYYFQQASNGLWVREALLALTLGK; encoded by the coding sequence ATGAACAAAATCAACTTCAAAAACAGGGACGTTATCTCAATCAGGGATTTTTCCAAGCAGGAAATCCTCCATGTACTGAAAAAAGCCAAAGAATTTAAAAGCTCACCAAAGACCGACCTGCTCAAAGGAAAAATCATGGCCAGTTTGTTTTTTGAGCCGTCTACCAGAACCCGCTTCTCGTTTGAATCCGCGATGCAGCGGCTGGGGGGTTCCGTCATAACTCTGGCTGACGCGAAAACCAGTTCTTCCGCGAAGGGCGAGTCGCTATCTGACTCTATCCGGATCGTGGAAAAGTACTGCGACGTTATCGTCATGCGCCATTCACTGGAAGGCGCGGCACGTCTGGCAGCGGATGTTTCGAATAATCCGATTTTAAACGGCGGTGACGGTGCCAATCAGCATCCGACCCAGACTTTCCTGGATCTGTTTTCCATACTGGAAACGCAAAAAAAACTGAATGGCTTAAATGTGGCGATGGTCGGAGATCTGAAATACGGACGCACAGTTCACTCTCTGGCGTATGCGCTGTCGCTGTTCAACTGCCGGCTGTACTTTATCTCACCGGAATCCCTAAAAATGCCAAAGCATGTATTAAATGAGATTAAAGAGAATAAAACTAAATACTCCGAACATACCCGGCCGGAGGGGCTGATGCCGAAAATGGATATTTTCTACGCGACTCGTATCCAGAAAGAAAGATTTGCGGACGCGATGGAATACGAAGAAGTGAAGGATGTTTACATCATCAATAATGAACTGCTGAAAAAGGTAAAAAAGAATTTCCGGATCCTGCACCCGCTGCCGAGAGTGAATGAGATTAATTATGAAGTGGATGATACTCCTTACGCTTACTACTTTCAGCAAGCTTCCAACGGCCTTTGGGTACGCGAAGCACTTTTAGCCTTAACCTTAGGAAAATAA